The proteins below are encoded in one region of Brassica napus cultivar Da-Ae unplaced genomic scaffold, Da-Ae ScsIHWf_1842;HRSCAF=2478, whole genome shotgun sequence:
- the LOC106410746 gene encoding uncharacterized protein LOC106410746 isoform X11: MSLKITFGMENDRANGGSGQTCNHEQFKQFSSFLSKLIAAAKEFSLPPERQKFGLITEKSLASPFIVGASDSWAAVLQLAGCPHCSNILKAGDDIQRLLKMENPIVSELEDNRQDHESSLPANKPSVILFVDRSSGSLETRRKSMKALCTFREVAAQHKASDIINWGNDIKSQNSVSQADEESGSVSLQKTARSFKTIKLENRVSFVIMDGDKNVALDTIASGMEGSSLQELLTNLVHRRKEKKLCSIAKDVGFRLLSDDVHIKILDALPSQAEVIPGQDTSSAEGSSESSLEPREGDVQNKVGMSSKEKDKMKPPESESSSQDDKEQVSTNRSKQLVMDKAGVYKTKNVEEEIKVLLNSESKEDLVHSFTGLFFFSDANYKLLRGLTGDVKIPSAVIIDPALQQHYVLQDEVAFSYSSLVDSLHGYLNGSLSPYTRSETTIHKPKEATVPPFVNLDFHEADSIPRITVNRFSHMVQAWNQSSGEKAPCPLCEDVLVLFGNSWCGFCQRMELAVREVYRSLKDCKAILQRESKNKHKSAETPTNGENLKSPLIYLMDCTLNDCSLILNSINQREVYPSVVFFPAERNKVILYEGETSVTDITEFLARHANNSREFFRIIPTLSGKGRRNSNKLDQSSSAVNNEVKEKDVDKLVEVVVSNRDPPEREVTQDQVSPQSPPMHSVKPAVPKVKIGTILVATERLGDSPPFANSKILILKAGRESGFMGVIFNKQLRWSSFPDLDGGQTAELLKDTILSLGGPVMDPEKPLLALSREGDPSTDLELSPGVYFLDHESVARRIQELKSRDVKPSDYWFFVGYSSWSYEQLFDEIGLGVWDVDNNQLDFAWP; encoded by the exons ATGTCACTGAAGATAACCTTTGGCATG GAGAATGACAGAGCGAACGGGGGTTCTGGACAGACATGTAACCATGAACAGTTCAAGCAATTCAGTTCATTCCTCTCAAAATTGATTGCCGCCGCAAAAGAGTTTTCCCTGCCTCCTGAAAGGCAAAAATTTGGTCTGATCACAGAAAAATCGCTGGCTTCACCATTTATTGTTGGAGCATCTGATTCGTGGGCAGCAGTCCTTCAGCTGGCAGGATGTCCACATTGTTCAAATATTCTCAAGGCCGGAGATGACATTCAGAGACTCTTAAAGATGGAAAATCCCATCGTCTCAGAG CTGGAGGATAACCGGCAGGACCACGAGTCATCTTTGCCTGCAAATAAACCGTCGGTTATTCTTTTTGTGGATAGATCAAGTGGCTCCTTGGAAACTAGAAGGAAGAGTATGAAAGCACTTTGTACTTTCAGGGAGGTAGCTGCACAACATAAAGCGTCTGACATAATAAACTGGGGGAATGATATTAAGTCTCAGAACTCCGTTAGCCAGGCTGATGAAGAATCGGGATCCGTGTCTCTTCAGAAAACTGCCCGAAGTTTTAAGACGATCAAGTTAGAGAATAGGGTCTCTTTTGTGATTATGGATGGGGATAAAAATGTGGCCCTTGATACCATAGCTTCAGGAATGGAAGGCAGTTCCCTGCAGGAGCTACTGACAAACCTTGTTcacagaagaaaagaaaaaaagttatgcTCGATTGCTAAGGATGTTGGCTTCCGTCTATTATCTGATGATGTGCACATAAAAATACTGGATGCTTTACCATCACAAGCAGAAGTTATACCTGGTCAAGACACGTCTTCAGCAGAAGGTTCCAGTGAAAGTTCTCTTGAGCCTAGAGAAGGAGATGTGCAGAACAAGGTCGGTATGAGTTCGAAAGAAAAGGACAAAATGAAACCTCCTGAAAGTGAATCATCCTCCCAAGATGATAAAGAGCAGGTTTCTACAAACAGAAGTAAACAATTAGTAATGGATAAGGCTGgggtttataaaacaaaaaatgttgaagaagagatcaagGTATTGTTGAACTCGGAATCGAAGGAAGATCTGGTGCATAGTTTCACGggtttatttttcttctctgACGCAAACTATAAGTTGCTTAGGGGTCTAACTGGTGATGTAAAGATTCCATCAGCAGTAATAATTGATCCTGCTTTACAACAGCACTACGTCCTTCAAGATGAGGTAGCATTCAGCTATTCGTCGCTGGTCGACTCTCTTCATGGATATCTCAATGGAAGTCTATCACCTTATACACGGTCTGAAACCACTATTCACAAGCCTAAGGAAGCTACAGTTCCACCGTTTGTTAATCTGGATTTTCACGAGGCGGATTCTATTCCGCGTATCACAGTCAATAGGTTCTCCCATATGGTTCAGGCATGGAATCAATCCAGTGGAGAGAAGGCTCCGTGTCCTTTGTGCGAGGACGTTTTGGTCCTTTTTGGCAATAGCTGGTGTGGCTTTTGTCAGAGGATGGAGCTAGCTGTGCGTGAAGTATACCGATCACTAAAGGATTGTAAAGCGATTTTACAGAGAGAATCCAAGAACAAACATAAATCAG CAGAGACACCAACTAATGGCGAGAATCTAAAGTCTCCATTGATCTACTTAATGGACTGCACGTTGAATGATTGTAGCTTGATCCTAAACTCAATAAATCAG AGAGAAGTGTATCCTTCTGTGGTGTTCTTTCCAGCCGAGAGAAACAAAGTCATTTTATATGAAGGGGAAACGTCTGTAACTGACATAACCGAGTTTCTGGCTCGACATGCAAATAACTCTCGTGAGTTTTTCA GAATCATTCCTACTCTGTCtggaaaaggaagaagaaactcaAACAAGCTCGACCAATCTTCATCAGCTGTAAACAATGAAGTGAAAGAGAAAGACGTGGATAAACTTGTTGAGGTCGTTGTAAGCAACAGAGATCCTCCTGAAAGAGAGGTAACCCAGGACCAGGTCAGTCCCCAATCGCCTCCAATGCACTCGGTCAAACCTGCTGTTCCTAAAGTGAAAATTGGCACAATCCTGGTTGCTACAGAAAGGCTAGGTGACAGTCCACCGTTTGCAAACTCAAAGATTCTGATCCTAAAAGCAGGCCGAGAATCCGGTTTCATGGGTGTTATCTTCAACAAACAGTTACGATGGTCATCGTTCCCTGACCTGGACGGCGGCCAAACAGCTGAGCTCTTGAAAGACACGATTCTGTCTCTCGGAGGTCCAGTGATGGATCCAGAGAAGCCGCTTTTGGCTCTGAGCCGAGAGGGAGACCCCTCCACGGATCTTGAACTCTCACCAGGCGTGTATTTCCTTGATCACGAGTCGGTGGCCCGTCGAATCCAAGAGTTGAAGTCTAGAGATGTGAAACCAAGTGATTATTGGTTTTTCGTGGGATACTCAAGCTGGAGCTATGAACAGTTGTTTGATGAGattggtcttggagtatgggaTGTTGATAACAACCAGCTTGACTTCGCTTGGCCTTGA
- the LOC106410746 gene encoding uncharacterized protein LOC106410746 isoform X9, with protein MRTPALLLLLLAFVSIIPPSSCHGEWDILTEQNFSSQIRLHPHILLFVTAPWCGESRSLKNEITQLVHTSDEYGSLKLMVVYRNSEKVLAQAIGATNEITILYYHHSVPYNYRGKLRALNILSSLRPYLASPPEELPLKHLKSPESLKDFLESSDKALILFEFCGWTSTLLSELKRNVTEDNLWHGNFSKKVETDRVLKLRGKNNQKVAVADHTKWKLMCRLQSGFGRVPWLEDFSYVNDTAALQENDRANGGSGQTCNHEQFKQFSSFLSKLIAAAKEFSLPPERQKFGLITEKSLASPFIVGASDSWAAVLQLAGCPHCSNILKAGDDIQRLLKMENPIVSELEDNRQDHESSLPANKPSVILFVDRSSGSLETRRKSMKALCTFREVAAQHKASDIINWGNDIKSQNSVSQADEESGSVSLQKTARSFKTIKLENRVSFVIMDGDKNVALDTIASGMEGSSLQELLTNLVHRRKEKKLCSIAKDVGFRLLSDDVHIKILDALPSQAEVIPGQDTSSAEGSSESSLEPREGDVQNKVGMSSKEKDKMKPPESESSSQDDKEQVSTNRSKQLVMDKAGVYKTKNVEEEIKVLLNSESKEDLVHSFTGLFFFSDANYKLLRGLTGDVKIPSAVIIDPALQQHYVLQDEVAFSYSSLVDSLHGYLNGSLSPYTRSETTIHKPKEATVPPFVNLDFHEADSIPRITVNRFSHMVQAWNQSSGEKAPCPLCEDVLVLFGNSWCGFCQRMELAVREVYRSLKDCKAILQRESKNKHKSAETPTNGENLKSPLIYLMDCTLNDCSLILNSINQREVYPSVVFFPAERNKVILYEGETSVTDITEFLARHANNSREFFRIIPTLSGKGRRNSNKLDQSSSAVNNEVKEKDVDKLVEVVVSNRDPPEREVTQDQKG; from the exons ATGAGAACTCCggctctcctcctcctcctcttggcCTTCGTATCCATCATTCCTCCGTCAAGCTGCCATGGCGAATGGGATATCCTCACGGAGCAAAACTTCTCTTCTCAGATCCGTCTCCACCCTCACATCCTCCTCTTCGTCACCGCTCCAT GGTGTGGCGAGTCAAGATCTCTCAAGAATGAAATAACTCAGCTGGTTCATACTAGTGACGAGTATGGCTCGTTGAAGTTGATGGTTGTTTACAGAAACTCAGAGAAGGTGTTAGCACAAGCCATTGGTGCTACCAACGAGATTACGATTTTGTACTATCACCATAGTGTTCCTTATAACTATCGTGGGAAACTCCGAGCCTTAAATATATTGTCGTCTCTTCGTCCTTATTTGGCATCTCCTCCTGAAGAACTCCCTCTCAAGCATTTGAAGTCTCCAGAGAGTTTGAAGGATTTTCTTGAATCATCTGACAAGGCTTTGATTCTGTTCGAGTTTTGCGGATGGACTAGTACACTTCTCTCTGAGTTGAAGAGGAATGTCACTGAAGATAACCTTTGGCATG GAAACTTCTCCAAAAAAGTTGAAACTGACCGAGTGCTGAAGTTAAGAGGAAAAAATAACCAGAAGGTGGCTG TAGCAGACCATACAAAATGGAAATTGATGTGTAGACTCCAAAGCGGATTTGGTAGAGTTCCTTGGCTTGAGGATTTTAGCTATGTCAATGATACTGCTGCTTTGCAGGAGAATGACAGAGCGAACGGGGGTTCTGGACAGACATGTAACCATGAACAGTTCAAGCAATTCAGTTCATTCCTCTCAAAATTGATTGCCGCCGCAAAAGAGTTTTCCCTGCCTCCTGAAAGGCAAAAATTTGGTCTGATCACAGAAAAATCGCTGGCTTCACCATTTATTGTTGGAGCATCTGATTCGTGGGCAGCAGTCCTTCAGCTGGCAGGATGTCCACATTGTTCAAATATTCTCAAGGCCGGAGATGACATTCAGAGACTCTTAAAGATGGAAAATCCCATCGTCTCAGAG CTGGAGGATAACCGGCAGGACCACGAGTCATCTTTGCCTGCAAATAAACCGTCGGTTATTCTTTTTGTGGATAGATCAAGTGGCTCCTTGGAAACTAGAAGGAAGAGTATGAAAGCACTTTGTACTTTCAGGGAGGTAGCTGCACAACATAAAGCGTCTGACATAATAAACTGGGGGAATGATATTAAGTCTCAGAACTCCGTTAGCCAGGCTGATGAAGAATCGGGATCCGTGTCTCTTCAGAAAACTGCCCGAAGTTTTAAGACGATCAAGTTAGAGAATAGGGTCTCTTTTGTGATTATGGATGGGGATAAAAATGTGGCCCTTGATACCATAGCTTCAGGAATGGAAGGCAGTTCCCTGCAGGAGCTACTGACAAACCTTGTTcacagaagaaaagaaaaaaagttatgcTCGATTGCTAAGGATGTTGGCTTCCGTCTATTATCTGATGATGTGCACATAAAAATACTGGATGCTTTACCATCACAAGCAGAAGTTATACCTGGTCAAGACACGTCTTCAGCAGAAGGTTCCAGTGAAAGTTCTCTTGAGCCTAGAGAAGGAGATGTGCAGAACAAGGTCGGTATGAGTTCGAAAGAAAAGGACAAAATGAAACCTCCTGAAAGTGAATCATCCTCCCAAGATGATAAAGAGCAGGTTTCTACAAACAGAAGTAAACAATTAGTAATGGATAAGGCTGgggtttataaaacaaaaaatgttgaagaagagatcaagGTATTGTTGAACTCGGAATCGAAGGAAGATCTGGTGCATAGTTTCACGggtttatttttcttctctgACGCAAACTATAAGTTGCTTAGGGGTCTAACTGGTGATGTAAAGATTCCATCAGCAGTAATAATTGATCCTGCTTTACAACAGCACTACGTCCTTCAAGATGAGGTAGCATTCAGCTATTCGTCGCTGGTCGACTCTCTTCATGGATATCTCAATGGAAGTCTATCACCTTATACACGGTCTGAAACCACTATTCACAAGCCTAAGGAAGCTACAGTTCCACCGTTTGTTAATCTGGATTTTCACGAGGCGGATTCTATTCCGCGTATCACAGTCAATAGGTTCTCCCATATGGTTCAGGCATGGAATCAATCCAGTGGAGAGAAGGCTCCGTGTCCTTTGTGCGAGGACGTTTTGGTCCTTTTTGGCAATAGCTGGTGTGGCTTTTGTCAGAGGATGGAGCTAGCTGTGCGTGAAGTATACCGATCACTAAAGGATTGTAAAGCGATTTTACAGAGAGAATCCAAGAACAAACATAAATCAG CAGAGACACCAACTAATGGCGAGAATCTAAAGTCTCCATTGATCTACTTAATGGACTGCACGTTGAATGATTGTAGCTTGATCCTAAACTCAATAAATCAG AGAGAAGTGTATCCTTCTGTGGTGTTCTTTCCAGCCGAGAGAAACAAAGTCATTTTATATGAAGGGGAAACGTCTGTAACTGACATAACCGAGTTTCTGGCTCGACATGCAAATAACTCTCGTGAGTTTTTCA GAATCATTCCTACTCTGTCtggaaaaggaagaagaaactcaAACAAGCTCGACCAATCTTCATCAGCTGTAAACAATGAAGTGAAAGAGAAAGACGTGGATAAACTTGTTGAGGTCGTTGTAAGCAACAGAGATCCTCCTGAAAGAGAGGTAACCCAGGACCAG AAAGGCTAG